TTGATAAGGTATGTTCATGATGATAAGCAACCGTCTGATAAGTGGTTTTATGgccttgattttgttttttgttttgtttatttttgctaaATCAAATATGATGAAAACAATCATTCTAATCATTTCAAAACACGCATTTTATACATTTAGTAAAATTCATTTATCAAGATGAAAATTCGATAGCAATAACGTCAAGGTTATGACAATATTAATGCTAAATCATCGCCCAGCCCACAATGCACAGTGTTGTTAGCTGCCATTTTGACTTTACAGATCTCCCATTTTTCCTTAGGTATATCTTAAATAGTTTGACCTAAATAAATCTACCATAACTCTTTATAAAGTCATTTTCTTACCATTCTTCCAAAATCGAATGCTTCCATTCCTAGAGATACATAGTATAAAATTTCAAGGAGAATATAGCTCTTCTTAGCAGTCCTAACCTAACTTAAGCGGAAACCGAGCGCTGACTGAGCGAGAACCGAGCATAGCGCACAGATGAATTGGCAGCACTGTTGATATTACCGAACAGACTCGCCTCGTACCACAGCAGACGCCTTGTTGCCCCGCCTATGAGAACATATTTAAGGTTAGGATTAGTTGCTGTTTCTAATGAATTGGTTGAGTGATtagtctgttattattatttggtgttattcgtgttgttgtggttatttgtattattgttactgttaatgcttttgttggtattattactatcaccattataatgttgatctgttgttattttggtaaattttaattatttaaaattggattattattactactactacaaattaaATGATCAAGATTGCCATTGGTCTTAGTGCCATTGTTAAATAAGgttacttttcttttattacattttataaattcatatttacttttatttactcctccaatcacttttattatctttatggttAATTATCTTACTACCGCACTCATATTCTGCCAATTCATATTTAGCATATATTCCCATTCTGCCAAGTCCAATTCTGCATATATTcctattctgtattttttttttttttttcaagcggaAATCAGAAATCGCTCAACAACACCACTGCATTACAACCGTTCCATATATTGCAGAAAGAACCAAGATTGAACTTTTCCCTCAAGGTGATTGAGCGAAAAGAAGGAAACGGATAACAGATGTATTATCACGAGTGTGGGAATGAACAGTCTGTTTTGTCTTTAATAATTTAaatatcactctcattattatgaatattgggTACGAATTACATAACTTTTAAGTACTTGATCAAGTTACATGTAATTAAATCCAAAAATGTACTTTTTGTTTCACTTGTTGCAGTAATCAGAAAATTGTATGATGTTGTTGATAAATtgttcaatgatgataatgatgagtgttgatgctaatgatatttataatgataataatatcgttattaataataacagtgatgataattattataataacgataatgataatactaacaatattaccaataattaatgataataatgacaataataattattaatattattgatattattattattattgttaataataataatataattattattaatatcattgatattattattattggtgttaataataataataatattgttattattattattatcattattattaatagtagtagtagtagtatcattaccataaagaaaataataataataaaaaaacagttaCTTCACCCCCCTTCCGCAGATGACAACCCTAGCCAGCGGTCACAAGGCAACTGTCCTCGAGGGAAACGAGTGGGCGAAATTAATCGAAAACTTTACCGGTTTCAAGAATGGCTTGGTTAGGCTCTCTCCCGGCGGGTGGGTCTACTCGAAGAATTATTGTAACTTCGCCGACAAACTCTATAACTTCGAGGTGAGTTGTATGGTGGTTAATGATCATGTTGATCGTTGTTCTTTAATGGTGGAaagtattattatggttgttgccTTGTTGAATTAttggattgttattattatcgttattatcggtGTTATTGCTAATTCTAATACATATCATATTCtctattctcattaccattatcgtcaattGATAATCACTATCttcatagtcatcaccatcatcataattgttatcttcttatcatttttatgtttgtcatcattatttttccccaTGATAgtgttattgtaattgtaattattaatttcttagcttctccgtcttcatcttcgcctcctcctcatcatcatcatcattaatatcattaccaacaGTACCATCCTCATGACATCCTCatgacctcatcatcatcatcatcatcattaccaacatcatcatcatcatgatcttgaCCCCCACCActgtcatcctccccctccccctcgccccctcccctttcccctcgccactaccatcttcctccaccaccaccacctctaccacctactcctccaccaccatcaccaccaccaacgccaccacctactcgtccaccaccaccaccaccacctctaccacctacttctccaccaccaccaccacctactcctccaccactacctccaccaccatcaccaccacatccctCCCAACAGTTCCGCAAGAGCGACGTGCTGGTGATGACGTGGCCAAAATGCGGTACAACGTGGACGCAGGAGATCGTGTGGACGATGAGAAACAACGTGGCTCTCGATCACCCCGAGGCGGGCGCGGCCATCTTGGATCGGGTGCCGTTCATggagtacgtttttttttttttttttttttttttttttttttttttttttgagagagagagagagagagagagagagagagagagagagagagagagagagagagagagagagagagagtgggagggagagtgagagggaaaggagaaggagagggaagggggaggggatgggaaggagagggagtgagggaagaggatgggagggagaaggaaatggaaggtggtgggaaggagagggagtgggaagggagtggggaggagagggagggggaagggagtgggagagggagcgggggatgggagtgggagggagagtgagagggaagggggtgggagggagaagaagagggaaagggaaggggatgggagggagaaggaaaaggaaggtagtgggaagtagaggaaggcgagagggaggagaaggagtaagagaaggaagggggtgggaaggagagagggaatggaaagaagggaaggagagggaggggggaaggggatgagaacggagagagggggaaggagagggaaggggttgagggagaaggaaggaatatgggagatgaaagaaaggggaagaggaaagaagggagggagagggagaaggaaagagatagaaaatggaaagaagggaggggagtaagagggagaggaagacggaagggagtgggagggatggaggaaagggagaaaggagagggaaagacagaaagaaggagggagacgtaaaaaggaagagcgaaagagtgtAAATGTGAAAGAGagcaggaagataaagagagagagaatcagaaagacacagacagacagaaagagacaaacagacagacagaaagacaaggagaaagaccaTAACCCCAACACctccacctaaccccccccccccacgtttcCAGAGCCGACATGTTCCATTCCGAAGACGAATCCGAAAGCGAGAGGCCCGTGTCCGAATCCTTCAAAAAGCTGTGTCCGAACGCCGACCCGCGCGACGGCGTGAACCTCCAGCTGGCTCAGTCACTCCCCGACCCTCGTACGCTGAAGAcgcatctgcctttctctctcttcgcaccTTCGCTCCTGAAGAAGGCCAAGGTGGGGGCATGGAGCCTGGGGCATTCCTTGTTTTGTGGTTTTCATagttatttctgtgtgtgtttgtttgtgctagtATGTGTATAATGAGAATCCTTTAATCTATTTGTTTTAATTTAAAGCatacttgtctgtctctgtttttggatttttattaccaaggccaaggttatgtttttggtcgcgttggttagttagtttgtttttgtgttcgttcgttcgttggtTAGATTGCAGGATAACTATaaaagttttatattttttcttttcttttcttttcttttctttttttttcttttcttttcttttcttttcttttcttttcttttttacgagaggtgtgtcttcgcctaacttaaatgccattatgtttacggacgtcacctgtcaATTTGacaaaggtgattttaatgcaattttttgtgtgtaaatattttttattgcattagtgaccttattgccttggcggaggtatgcgctctccgaaTGCTTCTAGCTTTTTATCATCTTCGcctagtatttatttatattctttttctttcttctgtgtacTTATGTGACAATACATTCAATTCTAAGGACCTTCTCGCTCTTGAAGAAGACCAAGGTAAGAGTTTTTTGtcgctgttgttgattttttatcGTTTGTGATCACTCGGTTTCGATTTAATGGAACGGCAGATCCCTCTTCACTTCCCGCGCTTCTCCTGCAGGTGGTGTACGTCGCCAGGAACCCGAAGGACGCGGTGCTCTCCTACCTGCACCACCACAGGCTCTTCAGGCAGCTGTCCTTCCTCGGTTCCCTGGAGACCTTCGTCGAGTACTTTCTCGAAGATAATTGTGAGGAATCGGATTGGTGTTCGAATGCAGGCCATATTTGTGGACAATTTTTGCAGTTATCCAActatttccttgtctctctctgtctctctctctctctctctctctctctctctctctctctctctctctctctctctctctctctctctctctctctctctctctctctatgtctctctctctctctctctctctctatgtctctctctctctctctctctctctctctctctctctctctctctctctttctctctctctctctctctctctctctctccctctccctctccctctccctctccctctccctctccctctctccctccctctttctctgtttatgtttatttatttttttctatctgaaGCTATcatcttacctatctatctataccctcTATAGCTTTCAATTTACTAAATAGATTTGCTGTCGCGTCCTACTTCCAGTGCTCTACGGGCCCTACTGGCTGCACCTGAAGGAGGCATGGGAGAGGCGTGCACATCCCAACCTGCACATCGTTTTCTATGAGGATCTGAAGGCGGGCATTATGGGGGAACTAAAGAGATTGGATGCCTTCCTCGGGACGGGACTCAGCCACGATCAACTCGCCAATGTCAGGGTCTTTTtacttttgtgtttgtctgttttgtgtatgtgtggctgcGGTTGGTGATGCCCGTGTATAcataaatggaaagaggaaagatgcATACACATAGGAATAACGCAATTACGCTCACGCACATatcaactcactcacacacacacacacacacacacacacacacacacacacacacacacacacacaaccatcccTACACACACTCTAGACCAAGAAAATCAACATATagataagaaagtaaataatTCAAACAAGAAGACACAAAAACTTACAATTTCTTCTCAAAACCTTTTGCCAAAATCCCGCAGGTCGCCAAATACACCAGTTTCGGAGAGATGAAAGCGAGAAACAATCTGTTGATAAACAAAGACATCTTCAAGAACGCAGAAATTATCGACCAAGAAGTCCTCCAGAAAGACGGTGGATTCTTCAGGCAAGGTGAGGGTTCTGAGAGTCAAGACATCCGATTTCAAAAAAAGACGAATATataattactgccattatttgctttatcatatttactattctcattatcattattattatctcagccAAATATGTTACGGTTttggttgcgttggttagtttgtatgttggttagttggttaattGCATAACTCAAaaagatatgaacatatattaaTTAAATTTCTAACAGAGGTGTGTCTGAGCCCAACTTTtggtgctgatttttttttttttcttttttttcttttttttttttaatcagttaccctaattgccttggcggaggtatgcgctccgagtgcttctagttattagtattattagtattatcattatcatttctatcattattattattattatttaggcaAGGCGAGGTTATGCGAATCAGAAATATACGATTTAACAAACGAATACATTTCACTTGATAAATGAACACCGAAATTTTGAGGCATTAATTACgaaaacgtaatatatatatatatatatatatatatatatatatatatatatatatatatatatatatatatatatatatactttttttaatatatatatatttatatatattgtatgtatgtatatatgtatgtatatatatatatatatatatatatatatatatatatatatatatatatatatatatacacacacacacacacacacaaatgtatatgtatttatatatatcgcgGGCTACGCAGTTTATTTCAAAGCATTATGATAAATAGCACGTATCTAATTtcctaatgaaaatgaaattattgccatttaatattcattaatacacatgTTGATTaatttggatatatatttttcatatcatttggaAAGTTAATCAATGTTCCACCTTTTTGCAGGTAAATCTGGGGACTGGAAGACTAAATTAACACCTGACTTGATTGAGAAGCTGGACGACTGGATCAGTGAAAAGTGTGATTTTGGAATTAGCTTTAAGTGACGCTTGTGTCCAATTAGATTAGTTGAATTCAAAGGAAATTGGTAAAGTTGGGAAACAAGCAATATAATGGAATAAACTGATGTTAAGcaattaattttgttttctttctgttttcttttcttttcatatgtcaatttttgagagaaaaaaagtataatgatTTTAGCCATTCTAGAAATTGTAGTTgtaaaattgacaataataacaatgttaatgataatcaccatgatGATAGTAAGCTGTTAAGAGAGATATCTTACCATTTGTTTTATAGATGATTCTAGATAATTCACCTTGGCATTTCTTATACTGGGTACAACACACAGACAAGAATATAGGTCTATGTACAGATTATCATATATAGTATTaccacacatccatacatacacaataacacactTGCATACACGGGATGTTTCAAATGGAAATTGACGGTTTGTTAAATTAGTgtaaggtatatttatatatacgaacatgcatatgcacagaaatagatgcacatctgtcaatctacctaatagatatgcatttatctatctatttgtccgttagatatgcatgtctaaccagatagatatgaatttatctatctatctgtctttaaatatacatgtcaaaacagagagatatgtatttatttatgtatatatgcagcccctacatataaatattcaattTTATTAAACCGGGCTTTTACGTGTGATAAGGAACCGCCAAAATACCAATGGgacgaagacgaaaaaataaggaataggAGGGATAGGTAATTACACCGTTGAAGCTTTTAAGCACTGTTGAATCGTAAGCACTTTTATGCTATTTAATGCTACGTTATGGCAACAGTAGTCAATAGAAGGACAATGtgctattgttactgctattactactactacaactattactaatactattttgGTCAATCATATAGATAAAATAGTATAATCATGGTTAATTTTCAAATTGATTTAGTGTTATGCATATTCCTTATATTTTATTTACGTCTCTATGATTCTAATACTGACCATACGTTTCCTATATCCGCATTTATTATAATATACTTTTTTAATGTAATATCTAGATCTGATCTTACTATGGCAGTTAATCATATCAGTTACTAATTTGCAGACAAACAAGCTCATTTTATTCCAATTATAATCGAAGGCCTTGTTGCTGCCGACCTGTATGACCTATGACctcgacagaaaagaaaaaaaaacatgatcttTCCTACCATAAGATATTCGGCAGATCTAAAACATAAATGTGTCGCGAGAGGCTAATTTTCTTTAAAGAAAACATTTACTCTCATCTGTACTGTTAGATCGCTTATACGTCTATTACAATTTGATTTTCAATTTCTCCATcaccatatctttttttttttcttctttttcttgcaatATCTCctttaccatttctctctctcttcttttcttgcctTCTTAACAcagatattttgtttttgtttttttcggtaTAAGTCAGCCATTAATATTGAATCTTTGACCATTTATAAAATCAATtcaatatcataattgtcatacTGGCCTCTTTTTAGACCTTTttgtgataaaaagaaaaagacattttcAAGAACGTTGAAAGGTCTGAAAAGAGGTCattgtaacaaaaaaaaagtaaagaccaAAAGCATGTGGTTACAAAAACAAGCAGAAAATTCGGATTTGGAAACTCAGGTTCTCAAAATAGCCTCCGAAGGTCAGGTCACAAAACGGTTCTGCAAGGGTCAGTGCCATTAAAAGGTCACCAG
The DNA window shown above is from Penaeus vannamei isolate JL-2024 chromosome 12, ASM4276789v1, whole genome shotgun sequence and carries:
- the LOC113815572 gene encoding sulfotransferase 1C4, which encodes MTTLASGHKATVLEGNEWAKLIENFTGFKNGLVRLSPGGWVYSKNYCNFADKLYNFEFRKSDVLVMTWPKCGTTWTQEIVWTMRNNVALDHPEAGAAILDRVPFMEADMFHSEDESESERPVSESFKKLCPNADPRDGVNLQLAQSLPDPRTLKTHLPFSLFAPSLLKKAKVVYVARNPKDAVLSYLHHHRLFRQLSFLGSLETFVEYFLEDNLLYGPYWLHLKEAWERRAHPNLHIVFYEDLKAGIMGELKRLDAFLGTGLSHDQLANVAKYTSFGEMKARNNLLINKDIFKNAEIIDQEVLQKDGGFFRQGKSGDWKTKLTPDLIEKLDDWISEKCDFGISFK